One window of the Primulina eburnea isolate SZY01 chromosome 18, ASM2296580v1, whole genome shotgun sequence genome contains the following:
- the LOC140819353 gene encoding FAD-linked sulfhydryl oxidase ERV1: MSENLVQHLLQAFDGISRCVQTQLARFILRSDQSPASAHKDSSLTSLSSHSVGVFHPEILQKQKSSGPTTKEDLGRATWTFLHTLAAQYPEKPTRQQKKDVKELMAILSRMYPCKECADHFKEVLIATPVQAGSHEEFSHWLCHVHNVVNRSLGKLTFPCERVDARWGKLECEHRACDLQGSASMDVTDAAHYRR, encoded by the exons ATGTCCGAGAATCTGGTGCAGCATCTCCTCCAAGCATTCGACGGCATTTCACGATGTGTTCAAACCCAACTCGCTAGATTTATTCTACGCTCGGATCAGTCTCCAGCTTCGGCCCACAAGGACAGCTCTCTTACATCTCTCTCCTCACACTCTGTCGGTGTTTTTCATCCTGAAATTCTTCAGAAG CAAAAATCTTCCGGGCCTACAACAAAAGAGGATCTTGGAAGAGCCACTTGGACCTTTCTTCACACTCTTGCTGCTCAG TATCCAGAAAAGCCAACCAGGCAACAGAAGAAGGATGTAAAAGAGTTG ATGGCCATTTTGTCTCGGATGTATCCTTGCAAGGAATGCGCAGATCACTTCAAAGAGGTATTAAT AGCAACTCCGGTTCAGGCGGGATCTCATGAAGAATTCTCTCACTGGTTATGCCACGTGCATAATGTTGTTAATCGAAG CCTAGGCAAACTTACTTTTCCATGTGAACGAGTTGATGCACGATGGGGGAAGCTAGAGTGTGAGCATCGTGCATGTGATCTACAAGGGTCTGCTTCCATGGATGTTACTGATGCTGCACACTACAGAAGATAA